A single Cannabis sativa cultivar Pink pepper isolate KNU-18-1 chromosome 7, ASM2916894v1, whole genome shotgun sequence DNA region contains:
- the LOC115697806 gene encoding flocculation protein FLO11: protein MGDRRQPFRFRLPWLAPQRSTEQQTQRLRPTLDAVSRAPTTSEPASRPAFRPAGRVPAQPAASQPQPPPKAEPQSSSPSPSRVVTESSKETPSRAIIDESPKETSSASTIKSQTQTESPKQTPSVPTTAKAQTSSPAPAATKSPKETPSPVANESRKETPSSTTDKIQTPYRPNESPKEKSSRLVNESTKTTSQSTSKPPSPSSPAATKSPKGTPSPVANEPRKETPSSTTDKSQTPYRSNESTKTTSQSTSKPPSPSSAATKSSKVTQPTTNGKSQLLSASTTTAESPKAISQSIKPQSVEDSKVASQSTSSPSHVVAKSQLSSKPESPPQVRTQSSTTSPPQRDTKSKANAASPYQSRAASQFQPESGKSPQSQSPTSQHARIANLEVSSPTGKATQQKPKVGSVSQSPSSLEKSQGKTQAQLSAYEQEPEREKITSETKKVKTPQDVPVQREQKEVPMPMATTRSVLSKEVVEVAAAPPQKSNLNPLPELEKPEQLKKIAEHPREGKSDKAVHEEPVQKTINGHVSAPISEKDTTKDVHNVPSEAPKRQQKQETSDRKETTTTTSFIANHTKAGKSSHPTEFRKPVSTTEEEEVPLQKEIREGMSKLVQKLTSGSQVDEKPVTVITLTGDNRGATMHMSSEPAKKEASVHIHRGYKSNPDDSPETETATDGEASSRGERHTDQMKREAPSPKAYVNNNVQSVNNSIVFNASIEERNPGVQLTYSQNIAEEVRSMGKSSSMQTRKAEVTITPSEKLTHEPNVRRRCLRGLFMEPSDSDDPEKPRRHGCRYKCGEKNVGEEF, encoded by the coding sequence ATGGGAGACCGAAGACAACCATTCCGCTTTAGACTACCTTGGTTAGCCCCTCAACGCTCTACAGAGCAACAAACACAACGCTTGCGTCCCACGTTAGATGCTGTTTCGAGAGCACCAACAACATCTGAACCTGCTTCTCGACCAGCGTTTAGACCTGCTGGCAGGGTGCCCGCTCAGCCTGCTGCTTCCCAGCCTCAACCACCTCCCAAAGCTGAACCTCAATCATCATCTCCATCACCATCTCGTGTAGTCACCGAGTCCTCAAAAGAAACACCATCTCGCGCTATCATTGATGAATCTCCAAAAGAAACATCTTCTGCCTCAACAATCAAATCTCAAACACAAACTGAGTCACCAAAACAAACACCATCTGTCCCAACAACAGCTAAAGCTCAAACATCATCTCCTGCACCTGCAGCCACTAAGTCTCCAAAGGAAACACCATCTCCTGTGGCCAATGAATCCCGAAAAGAAACACCATCATCAACAACAGACAAAATCCAAACACCATATCGTCCCAACGAGTCTCCAAAAGAAAAATCATCTCGCCTAGTCAATGAGTCCACAAAAACCACTTCCCAATCAACTTCCAAACCACCATCACCGTCATCTCCTGCAGCCACTAAGTCTCCAAAGGGAACACCATCTCCTGTGGCCAACGAACCCCGAAAAGAAACACCATCATCAACAACAGACAAAAGCCAAACACCATATCGTTCCAATGAGTCCACAAAAACAACTTCCCAATCAACTTCCAAACCACCATCACCATCAAGTGCAGCTACCAAGTCTTCTAAAGTAACACAACCTACCACAAATGGTAAAAGCCAATTGTTGTCAGCTAGTACAACTACAGCTGAGTCCCCAAAAGCCATTTCCCAATCTATCAAACCTCAATCAGTTGAGGATTCGAAAGTTGCTTCCCAATCAACTTCTTCACCATCCCATGTAGtagctaaatctcaacttaGTTCCAAGCCCGAGTCACCACCTCAAGTAAGGACTCAAAGTAGCACAACGTCACCTCCACAACGAGACACCAAATCAAAGGCAAATGCTGCTTCTCCTTACCAATCTCGTGCAGCTTCTCAGTTTCAACCAGAATCGGGAAAGTCACCTCAATCTCAATCCCCAACATCTCAGCATGCCCGGATAGCTAATTTGGAAGTTTCTTCTCCAACTGGGAAAGCTACTCAGCAAAAACCAAAGGTTGGCTCTGTGTCTCAATCTCCATCTTCTCTTGAGAAATCGCAAGGCAAAACTCAAGCTCAATTGTCAGCTTATGAGCAAGAaccagagagagagaaaattacATCAGAAACTAAAAAGGTAAAGACCCCTCAAGATGTTCCAGTCCAAAGGGAGCAGAAAGAAGTTCCAATGCCTATGGCAACAACAAGGTCAGTACTTTCTAAGGAAGTTGTCGAGGTAGCTGCTGCCCCACCCCAGAAGTCAAATTTGAATCCCCTACCTGAATTAGAGAAACCTGAACAACTAAAGAAAATTGCTGAACATCCCAGAGAAGGAAAGTCAGACAAGGCAGTTCATGAAGAGCCAGTCCAGAAAACAATCAATGGGCATGTTTCAGCACCAATTTCTGAAAAGGACACCACCAAGGACGTACACAATGTTCCATCTGAAGCACCAAAAAGGCAACAAAAGCAAGAAACTTCTGATAGAAAGGAGACTACAACAACCACTAGTTTTATTGCAAACCATACAAAAGCTGGCAAGTCATCACATCCAACAGAGTTTCGAAAGCCTGTTTCGACCACAGAGGAAGAAGAAGTTCCTCTACAGAAGGAGATTAGAGAAGGCATGTCTAAGCTTGTTCAAAAGCTCACAAGTGGATCCCAAGTTGATGAAAAGCCAGTCACTGTCATTACCTTAACTGGTGATAATAGAGGAGCAACAATGCACATGAGCTCTGAACCAGCTAAAAAGGAAGCATCAGTTCACATTCATCGGGGCTATAAATCTAACCCTGATGACAGCCCTGAAACTGAAACTGCCACTGATGGAGAAGCAAGCTCAAGAGGAGAGAGGCACACAGACCAAATGAAAAGAGAAGCTCCTTCACCAAAAGCTTATGTTAACAACAATGTACAGAGTGTCAACAACTCCATTGTCTTCAATGCTTCAATCGAAGAAAGAAATCCAGGTGTTCAACTAACTTACTCTCAAAACATTGCTGAGGAAGTCAGGTCGATGGGTAAATCAAGCTCCATGCAAACCCGCAAGGCTGAAGTTACAATAACCCCTTCTGAGAAGCTTACTCATGAACCCAATGTCAGACGACGATGCCTCAGAGGTCTCTTCATGGAACCAAGCGACTCAGATGATCCAGAAAAGCCTCGGCGCCATGGTTGTCGCTACAAGTGTGGGGAGAAAAATGTAGGGGAAGAGTTCTAA
- the LOC115697807 gene encoding pentatricopeptide repeat-containing protein At1g33350: MNEYVLEKLGKCSNLNHLKQLQAFLTLNPHSHSQSQFYSFKLIRFAVISLADLSYARSIFDTLHSPNVYIYSAIITAYASHSHSHSAFDLFRLMLRRGDPAAAPNHFIYPQLLKSLPQAAPLLHTHILKSGFGTNPIVQTALIDSYSRRFDVDVRDARQVFDEMPDRNRNVVSWTAMISGYTRVGDIDNAILLFEEMPVRIRDVPSWNALIAGCTQNGFFQQAISLFKKMIFILGDDHHHHLCLIGLKPNHVTVASVLSACGHSGMLRLGKWIHCYVYRNGLLPDSILSNALVDMYGKCGNLREARMIFDMTSPKCLTSWNSMINCYALHGESKSSISVFEEMIRFKDRDVSITPNEITFIGLFNACTHGGLVEEGIAYFDMMTNVYEIKPKIEHYGCLIDLLGRAGRFDEAMEVVRGMEMEADEVMWGSLLNGCRIYGRTDLAQIAVQKLIEIAPHNGGYVSMLANIYGELGKWDEVRKVRRMLKVQNAYKTPGCSWIEVDEQVFQFYSSDTAHPRIEEVYSILESLTGFLSLKSS; the protein is encoded by the coding sequence ATGAATGAATACGTATTGGAAAAACTGGGAAAGTGCAGTAACCTCAACCATCTTAAACAACTTCAAGCCTTTCTCACTCTCAatccccattcccattcccaatcCCAATTCTATTCCTTCAAGCTTATCCGCTTTGCAGTCATCTCTCTCGCCGATCTCTCCTACGCTCGTTCCATTTTCGACACTCTCCACTCTCCAAACGTCTACATTTACTCTGCCATCATCACTGCTTACGCTTCTCACTCACATTCCCATTCCGCTTTTGATTTGTTCCGCCTTATGCTCAGAAGGGGAGACCCTGCGGCTGCCCCCAATCATTTTATATATCCCCAACTCTTGAAGTCTTTGCCCCAAGCAGCACCTCTGCTCCACACCCACATTCTCAAATCCGGTTTTGGGACCAACCCAATTGTGCAGACTGCTCTTATCGACTCTTACTCGAGGAGATTCGATGTCGATGTTAGGGATGCAAGACAGGTGTTTGATGAAATGCCTGACAGAAATAGAAATGTCGTTTCTTGGACGGCTATGATTTCGGGCTACACTAGAGTTGGAGATATTGACAATGCGATACTTCTCTTTGAGGAAATGCCTGTTCGTATTCGAGACGTGCCTTCATGGAATGCTTTGATTGCGGGGTGCACACAGAATGGTTTCTTTCAGCAGGCCATTTCTTTGTTCAAAAAAATGATCTTTATCTTGGGagatgatcatcatcatcacctttGTCTTATTGGACTGAAGCCCAACCATGTTACCGTTGCTTCTGTTCTTTCAGCTTGTGGACATAGTGGCATGCTCAGGCTTGGAAAATGGATTCATTGTTATGTTTATAGAAATGGGCTCTTACCGGATTCGATTCTCTCCAATGCGCTAGTTGATATGTACGGGAAATGTGGCAACTTGAGAGAGGCAAGGATGATTTTTGACATGACCTCGCCAAAATGCTTGACTTCTTGGAATTCCATGATCAATTGCTATGCTCTACATGGTGAAAGCAAGAGTTCAATTAGTGTGTTTGAGGAGATGATACGATTTAAAGATCGTGATGTGTCAATTACACCTAATGAGATTACTTTCATTGGCTTATTTAATGCTTGTACTCATGGAGGATTGGTTGAAGAAGGCATTGCTTATTTCGATATGATGACTAACGTTTATGAGATCAAGCCTAAAATTGAACACTACGGCTGTTTGATAGACCTTCTTGGTAGAGCTGGGCGATTCGACGAAGCCATGGAGGTTGTAAGGGGAATGGAGATGGAAGCTGATGAAGTTATGTGGGGTTCTTTGCTGAATGGATGCAGAATTTATGGCCGTACAGATCTAGCACAAATCGCAGTGCAAAAGCTCATAGAGATTGCTCCACACAATGGCGGTTATGTGAGTATGCTGGCCAACATATATGGAGAATTGGGGAAGTGGGATGAGGTTCGAAAGGTTAGGAGGATGTTGAAGGTTCAAAATGCCTATAAAACTCCCGGGTGCAGTTGGATTGAAGTCGATGAACAGGTTTTTCAGTTCTACTCTTCTGATACAGCTCATCCTAGAATAGAAGAAGTTTACAGCATCTTGGAAAGTCTAACTggatttttaagtttaaaatcaagTTAG